A genomic stretch from Theobroma cacao cultivar B97-61/B2 chromosome 4, Criollo_cocoa_genome_V2, whole genome shotgun sequence includes:
- the LOC18603081 gene encoding putative calcium-transporting ATPase 13, plasma membrane-type isoform X2, translating to MELMVWLLLLEPTPRSAFLAAPRTLLADMKRSVPTRCAALSLGFGIKENGLKEGWYDGGSIFVAVFLVIAVSAISNYRQNRQFDKLSKVSNNIQIDVVRGGRRQQISIFDIVVGDIVCLKIGDQVPADGLFLDGHSLQVDESSMTGESDHVEVNRSQNPFLYSGTKVADGYARMLVTSVGMNTMWGQMMSQISRDTNEQTPLQARLNKLTSSIGKVGLAVAFLVLVVLLVRYFTGNTTDENGNREFNGSKTKADDIINAVVGIVAAAVTIVVVAIPEGLPLAVTLTLAYSMKRMMTDQAMVRKLSACETMGSATTICTDKTGTLTLNQMKVTKFWLGQESMEEVSASISPFIVELIHQGVALNTTGSVYRASSGSEFEFSGSPTEKAILSWAALELKMDMGKMKQSCAILQVEAFNSQKKRSGVLIGKNRDDTVHVHWKGAAEMILAMCSSYYDASGIVKDLNDSERTKFEQIIEGMAASTLRCIAFAHKQVPEEEYGNLKEQKKVKEDSLTLLGLVGIKDPCRPGVMKAVEDCQYAGVNIKMITGDNVFTARAIATECGILRPGDDMSSGVVVEGEEFRNYTPRERMEKVDKIRVMARSSPFDKLLMVQCLKQKGHVVAVTGDGTNDAPALKEADIGLSMGIQGTEVAKESSDIVILDDNFASVATVLRWGRCVYTNIQKFIQFQLTVNVAALCINFVAAVSAGEVPLTAVQLLWVNLIMDTLGALALATERPTKELMEKPPVGRTEPLITNIMWRNLLAQALFQIAVLLTLQFRGESIFGVTEKVNDTLIFNIFVLCQVFNEFNARKLEKKNVFEGIHKNKLFMGIIGITILLQVVMVEFLKKFADTERLNWGQWGACIGIAVVSWPIGWVVKSIPVPEKPFFSYLEWRK from the exons ATGGAGTTGATGGTGTGGCTTCTGCTCTTGGAACCAACACCGAGGTCGGCATTTCTGGCAGCACCGAGGACATTGCTCGCCGACATGAAGCGTTCGGTTCCAACAC GATGTGCAGCACTTTCACTTGGCTTCGGAATCAAAGAAAATGGACTCAAAGAAGGTTGGTATGACGGTGGAAGCATTTTCGTAGCTGTCTTTCTTGTCATTGCAGTTTCTGCTATAAGTAACTACAGGCAAAACAGACAGTTTGACAAGTTATCAAAAGTCAGCAACAATATTCAAATTGATGTCGTACGAGGAGGTCGGCGCCAACAAATCTCAATATTTGATATCGTTGTTGGAGACATTGTCTGCTTAAAGATTGGAGATCAAGTTCCTGCTGATGGATTGTTCTTAGATGGGCATTCCTTGCAAGTAGATGAATCGAGCATGACCGGCGAAAGTGACCATGTCGAGGTAAATCGCAGCCAAAATCCATTCTTGTATTCAGGGACCAAGGTGGCTGATGGGTACGCTCGGATGCTTGTCACTTCGGTTGGAATGAATACTATGTGGGGCCAAATGATGAGCCAAATCAGCCGCGACACTAACGAACAGACACCCTTACAAGCTCGTTTAAACAAGCTGACCTCATCAATTGGTAAGGTTGGCTTAGCAGTTGCGTTCCTAGTTCTTGTCGTTTTGTTGGTTCGTTACTTCACAGGCAATACAACAGATGAGAATGGAAACCGGGAGTTCAATGGAAGCAAGACTAAGGCTGATGATATAATAAATGCTGTTGTCGGAATCGTAGCTGCCGCTGTTACCATCGTCGTGGTTGCAATTCCAGAAGGGCTGCCACTAGCTGTCACACTGACCCTTGCTTATTCGATGAAGAGAATGATGACAGATCAAGCAATGGTTAGAAAGCTTTCTGCCTGTGAGACAATGGGCTCTGCCACCACAATTTGCACCGACAAAACAGGCACTCTCACGCTCAACCAAATGAAGGTGACAAAATTTTGGCTCGGCCAAGAATCTATGGAAGAGGTTTCAGCTTCAATTTCTCCATTTATTGTTGAATTGATCCATCAGGGAGTTGCTTTAAACACTACTGGAAGTGTTTACAGAGCTTCCTCAGGATCAGAATTCGAGTTCTCAGGTAGTCCTACAGAAAAGGCAATCCTTTCTTGGGCTGCCCTGGAACTGAAGATGGATATGGGGAAAATGAAGCAGAGTTGTGCGATACTCCAAGTTGAAGCCTTCAATTCTCAGAAAAAAAGGAGTGGGGTTTTGATTGGAAAGAATAGGGATGACACTGTCCATGTTCACTGGAAAGGAGCCGCAGAGATGATTCTAGCAATGTGCTCAAGCTATTATGATGCTTCTGGAATCGTGAAAGATCTCAATGATAGCGAAAGGACGAAATTTGAGCAAATTATTGAAGGAATGGCAGCGAGCACCCTCAGGTGCATTGCTTTTGCCCATAAACAAGTTCCAGAAGAAGAGTACGGAAATCTAAAAGAGCAGAAAAAGGTTAAAGAAGACAGCTTGACCCTGTTAGGACTGGTGGGCATAAAGGATCCATGCAGACCTGGAGTGATGAAAGCTGTGGAAGATTGCCAATATGCTGGAGTAAACATCAAAATGATTACTGGCGACAATGTTTTCACTGCAAGAGCTATAGCTACTGAATGTGGGATTCTCAGGCCTGGTGACGACATGTCCAGTGGTGTGGTGGTAGAAGGCGAGGAATTCAGAAATTATACACCACGAGAGAGGATGGAGAAAGTTGACAAAATTCGAGTGATGGCAAGATCCTCTCCTTTTGATAAGCTTCTCATGGTACAGTGCTTGAAACAGAAAGGGCATGTAGTTGCAGTCACTGGTGATGGCACAAATGATGCACCGGCACTCAAGGAAGCAGATATAGGACTGTCCATGGGAATTCAGGGAACTGAAGTGGCGAAAGAGAGCTCAGACATTGTCATCTTGGATGATAATTTCGCTTCTGTTGCCACAGTCTTGAGGTGGGGAAGATGCGTCTATACCAACATCCAGAAATTCATTCAATTCCAGCTCACGGTGAATGTTGCTGCACTTTGTATCAACTTTGTAGCAGCAGTTTCAGCAGGTGAAGTCCCTCTAACAGCGGTCCAGTTATTGTGGGTGAACTTGATTATGGACACATTGGGTGCTCTGGCTCTTGCTACAGAGAGGCCTACAAAGGAGTTGATGGAGAAACCACCCGTTGGTCGAACAGAGCCACTCATCACAAACATCATGTGGAGGAACCTACTTGCACAAGCTTTATTCCAGATAGCAGTGCTTCTTACCTTACAATTCAGAGGTGAATCAATCTTTGGCGTAACAGAGAAGGTAAATGATACCTTGATCTTCAATATTTTTGTCCTTTGCCAAGTGTTCAACGAATTTAACGCGAGGAAGCTGGAAAAGAAGAACGTATTTGAGGGCATACACAAGAATAAGTTGTTTATGGGGATCATCGGGATAACAATTCTTCTTCAAGTGGTGATGGTAGAATTTCTGAAGAAGTTTGCAGATACGGAGAGGTTGAATTGGGGCCAATGGGGTGCCTGCATTGGAATTGCGGTCGTGTCTTGGCCTATTGGTTGGGTTGTCAAGTCCATACCAGTTCCAGAGAAACCCTTTTTTAGCTATCTCGAATGGAGGAAGTAG
- the LOC18603081 gene encoding putative calcium-transporting ATPase 13, plasma membrane-type isoform X1: MTTILRSNLLAIECIIHVPATLSKPKKKWHTIFTTIYCSRTFSSLVIKSPAAKAKTKVILHPPSHVSLAVIQENGHFQVDQTTLIEVVKEKNFDTLQKLDGVDGVASALGTNTEVGISGSTEDIARRHEAFGSNTYKKPPTKSFFHFVIEAFKDLTIMILVGCAALSLGFGIKENGLKEGWYDGGSIFVAVFLVIAVSAISNYRQNRQFDKLSKVSNNIQIDVVRGGRRQQISIFDIVVGDIVCLKIGDQVPADGLFLDGHSLQVDESSMTGESDHVEVNRSQNPFLYSGTKVADGYARMLVTSVGMNTMWGQMMSQISRDTNEQTPLQARLNKLTSSIGKVGLAVAFLVLVVLLVRYFTGNTTDENGNREFNGSKTKADDIINAVVGIVAAAVTIVVVAIPEGLPLAVTLTLAYSMKRMMTDQAMVRKLSACETMGSATTICTDKTGTLTLNQMKVTKFWLGQESMEEVSASISPFIVELIHQGVALNTTGSVYRASSGSEFEFSGSPTEKAILSWAALELKMDMGKMKQSCAILQVEAFNSQKKRSGVLIGKNRDDTVHVHWKGAAEMILAMCSSYYDASGIVKDLNDSERTKFEQIIEGMAASTLRCIAFAHKQVPEEEYGNLKEQKKVKEDSLTLLGLVGIKDPCRPGVMKAVEDCQYAGVNIKMITGDNVFTARAIATECGILRPGDDMSSGVVVEGEEFRNYTPRERMEKVDKIRVMARSSPFDKLLMVQCLKQKGHVVAVTGDGTNDAPALKEADIGLSMGIQGTEVAKESSDIVILDDNFASVATVLRWGRCVYTNIQKFIQFQLTVNVAALCINFVAAVSAGEVPLTAVQLLWVNLIMDTLGALALATERPTKELMEKPPVGRTEPLITNIMWRNLLAQALFQIAVLLTLQFRGESIFGVTEKVNDTLIFNIFVLCQVFNEFNARKLEKKNVFEGIHKNKLFMGIIGITILLQVVMVEFLKKFADTERLNWGQWGACIGIAVVSWPIGWVVKSIPVPEKPFFSYLEWRK, encoded by the coding sequence ATGACTACCATTCTCCGATCAAACTTGCTTGCCATTGAATGTATAATCCATGTACCTGCCACCCTTAGCAAACCCAAAAAGAAATGGCACACCATTTTCACTACCATCTATTGTTCTAGAACCTTTTCATCCCTTGTCATCAAGTCTCCGGCAGCCAAAGCAAAAACCAAGGTTATTCTTCACCCCCCATCTCATGTCTCACTCGCTGTTATACAAGAAAACGGTCATTTCCAAGTTGATCAAACAACTCTCATTGAGGTAGTCAAAGAGAAAAATTTCGATACGCTGCAGAAACTTGATGGAGTTGATGGTGTGGCTTCTGCTCTTGGAACCAACACCGAGGTCGGCATTTCTGGCAGCACCGAGGACATTGCTCGCCGACATGAAGCGTTCGGTTCCAACACGTATAAGAAACCGCCAACAAAGagctttttccattttgtcaTTGAAGCATTTAAAGACCTTACTATAATGATTCTTGTAGGATGTGCAGCACTTTCACTTGGCTTCGGAATCAAAGAAAATGGACTCAAAGAAGGTTGGTATGACGGTGGAAGCATTTTCGTAGCTGTCTTTCTTGTCATTGCAGTTTCTGCTATAAGTAACTACAGGCAAAACAGACAGTTTGACAAGTTATCAAAAGTCAGCAACAATATTCAAATTGATGTCGTACGAGGAGGTCGGCGCCAACAAATCTCAATATTTGATATCGTTGTTGGAGACATTGTCTGCTTAAAGATTGGAGATCAAGTTCCTGCTGATGGATTGTTCTTAGATGGGCATTCCTTGCAAGTAGATGAATCGAGCATGACCGGCGAAAGTGACCATGTCGAGGTAAATCGCAGCCAAAATCCATTCTTGTATTCAGGGACCAAGGTGGCTGATGGGTACGCTCGGATGCTTGTCACTTCGGTTGGAATGAATACTATGTGGGGCCAAATGATGAGCCAAATCAGCCGCGACACTAACGAACAGACACCCTTACAAGCTCGTTTAAACAAGCTGACCTCATCAATTGGTAAGGTTGGCTTAGCAGTTGCGTTCCTAGTTCTTGTCGTTTTGTTGGTTCGTTACTTCACAGGCAATACAACAGATGAGAATGGAAACCGGGAGTTCAATGGAAGCAAGACTAAGGCTGATGATATAATAAATGCTGTTGTCGGAATCGTAGCTGCCGCTGTTACCATCGTCGTGGTTGCAATTCCAGAAGGGCTGCCACTAGCTGTCACACTGACCCTTGCTTATTCGATGAAGAGAATGATGACAGATCAAGCAATGGTTAGAAAGCTTTCTGCCTGTGAGACAATGGGCTCTGCCACCACAATTTGCACCGACAAAACAGGCACTCTCACGCTCAACCAAATGAAGGTGACAAAATTTTGGCTCGGCCAAGAATCTATGGAAGAGGTTTCAGCTTCAATTTCTCCATTTATTGTTGAATTGATCCATCAGGGAGTTGCTTTAAACACTACTGGAAGTGTTTACAGAGCTTCCTCAGGATCAGAATTCGAGTTCTCAGGTAGTCCTACAGAAAAGGCAATCCTTTCTTGGGCTGCCCTGGAACTGAAGATGGATATGGGGAAAATGAAGCAGAGTTGTGCGATACTCCAAGTTGAAGCCTTCAATTCTCAGAAAAAAAGGAGTGGGGTTTTGATTGGAAAGAATAGGGATGACACTGTCCATGTTCACTGGAAAGGAGCCGCAGAGATGATTCTAGCAATGTGCTCAAGCTATTATGATGCTTCTGGAATCGTGAAAGATCTCAATGATAGCGAAAGGACGAAATTTGAGCAAATTATTGAAGGAATGGCAGCGAGCACCCTCAGGTGCATTGCTTTTGCCCATAAACAAGTTCCAGAAGAAGAGTACGGAAATCTAAAAGAGCAGAAAAAGGTTAAAGAAGACAGCTTGACCCTGTTAGGACTGGTGGGCATAAAGGATCCATGCAGACCTGGAGTGATGAAAGCTGTGGAAGATTGCCAATATGCTGGAGTAAACATCAAAATGATTACTGGCGACAATGTTTTCACTGCAAGAGCTATAGCTACTGAATGTGGGATTCTCAGGCCTGGTGACGACATGTCCAGTGGTGTGGTGGTAGAAGGCGAGGAATTCAGAAATTATACACCACGAGAGAGGATGGAGAAAGTTGACAAAATTCGAGTGATGGCAAGATCCTCTCCTTTTGATAAGCTTCTCATGGTACAGTGCTTGAAACAGAAAGGGCATGTAGTTGCAGTCACTGGTGATGGCACAAATGATGCACCGGCACTCAAGGAAGCAGATATAGGACTGTCCATGGGAATTCAGGGAACTGAAGTGGCGAAAGAGAGCTCAGACATTGTCATCTTGGATGATAATTTCGCTTCTGTTGCCACAGTCTTGAGGTGGGGAAGATGCGTCTATACCAACATCCAGAAATTCATTCAATTCCAGCTCACGGTGAATGTTGCTGCACTTTGTATCAACTTTGTAGCAGCAGTTTCAGCAGGTGAAGTCCCTCTAACAGCGGTCCAGTTATTGTGGGTGAACTTGATTATGGACACATTGGGTGCTCTGGCTCTTGCTACAGAGAGGCCTACAAAGGAGTTGATGGAGAAACCACCCGTTGGTCGAACAGAGCCACTCATCACAAACATCATGTGGAGGAACCTACTTGCACAAGCTTTATTCCAGATAGCAGTGCTTCTTACCTTACAATTCAGAGGTGAATCAATCTTTGGCGTAACAGAGAAGGTAAATGATACCTTGATCTTCAATATTTTTGTCCTTTGCCAAGTGTTCAACGAATTTAACGCGAGGAAGCTGGAAAAGAAGAACGTATTTGAGGGCATACACAAGAATAAGTTGTTTATGGGGATCATCGGGATAACAATTCTTCTTCAAGTGGTGATGGTAGAATTTCTGAAGAAGTTTGCAGATACGGAGAGGTTGAATTGGGGCCAATGGGGTGCCTGCATTGGAATTGCGGTCGTGTCTTGGCCTATTGGTTGGGTTGTCAAGTCCATACCAGTTCCAGAGAAACCCTTTTTTAGCTATCTCGAATGGAGGAAGTAG